The Erigeron canadensis isolate Cc75 chromosome 4, C_canadensis_v1, whole genome shotgun sequence genome window below encodes:
- the LOC122596118 gene encoding protein NRT1/ PTR FAMILY 8.3-like gives MGRHEEDRLLLEGGLIESENSLYTGDGSVDIKGQPVLKSNSGNWKACPFILGNECCERLAYNGISTNLISYLTKKLHQGNAVAASNVTTWQGTCYLTPLIGAVLADAYWGRYWTIAVFSVIYFIGMCTLTLSASIPALKPVECVGAMCPSATPSQYAFFYTGLYLIALGTGGIKPCVSSFGADQFDDTDPKEKVRKGSFFNWFYFSINIGALVSGTYIVWIQENKGWGLGFAIPAFFMGVAIFSFFAGTPLYRFQKPGGSPITRICQVLVASFHKRNMPVPIDSSLLFETPEKVSAIGGSRKIMHTDELKCLDKAAIVSSMEHGNELYSNSWRLCTVTQVEEFKILIRMFPIWATGIVFAAVYAQMSTLFVEQGMAMDTRIGSFTLPAASLTTFDFISVIIWVPIYDRLVVPIARKFTGEGRGFSELQRMGIGLFLSIICMAAAALVEIKRLDIARSHDLVNQSVAVPMNVFWQAPQYILLGAAEVFFIIGKLEFFYDQSPDAMRSLCSALSLLTTALGNYFSSFILTVVTYITSRGGKPGWIPDNLNEGHLDYFFWLLAGLSFLNMLVYIICAKVYKSKVAS, from the exons ATGGGGCGCCATGAAGAAGATAGATTGTTGTTGGAAGGTGGTCTGATTGAG AGTGAAAACAGTTTGTATACAGGAGATGGGTCAGTCGACATTAAAGGACAACCTGTTTTGAAAAGCAATTCTGGAAATTGGAAAGCATGCCCCTTTATACTTG GTAACGAGTGTTGTGAGCGTCTGGCCTATAACGGGATATCCACTAATCTCATCAGCTACCTCACCAAAAAATTGCATCAAGGAAATGCTGTTGCTGCCAGTAATGTGACAACGTGGCAAGGAACTTGCTATCTTACTCCACTTATTGGTGCTGTCTTGGCAGATGCATATTGGGGAAGATATTGGACTATTGCTGTCTTTTCTGTAATATATTTCATC GGAATGTGCACATTGACTCTCTCGGCATCCATCCCTGCTTTGAAGCCCGTTGAATGTGTAGGTGCTATGTGCCCTTCAGCTACCCCTTCTCAGTATGCATTTTTCTATACCGGGCTTTACCTCATTGCACTTGGAACCGGGGGGATCAAACCATGTGTTTCGTCATTTGGGGCTGATCAGTTTGATGACACTGATCCAAAGGAGAAGGTGAGGAAAGGATCCTTCTTCAAttggttttatttttcaatCAACATTGGGGCCTTGGTATCAGGTACATATATAGTATGGATTCAAGAAAACAAAGGATGGGGCTTAGGGTTTGCAATCCCTGCATTCTTTATGGGCGTTGCTATCTTTAGTTTCTTTGCTGGAACCCCTCTTTATAGATTTCAGAAGCCCGGGGGCAGCCCTATTACAAGAATTTGCCAGGTTTTGGTTGCATCATTTCACAAAAGGAATATGCCAGTTCCTATCGATAGCTCTCTCTTGTTTGAAACTCCAGAAAAAGTCTCTGCAATTGGTGGGAGTCGGAAAATCATGCATACTGATGAGTTGAA GTGCCTTGATAAAGCTGCGATTGTGTCATCTATGGAACATGGAAATGAATTATACTCAAATTCATGGAGGCTATGCACTGTAACACAGGTAGAAGAATTTAAAATCTTGATCAGGATGTTTCCAATCTGGGCAACAGGAATCGTTTTCGCTGCTGTTTATGCGCAAATGTCAACACTATTTGTGGAGCAAGGAATGGCGATGGACACCCGTATTGGGTCATTCACCTTGCCTGCTGCTTCTCTTACGACTTTTGATTTCATCAGTGTCATCATCTGGGTACCAATTTATGACAGACTTGTTGTACCCATAGCTAGGAAATTCACAGGTGAAGGAAGGGGGTTTTCTGAGCTTCAACGAATGGGTATTGGTCTTTTTCTTTCCATTATTTGCATGGCGGCTGCAGCATTGGTCGAGATAAAGCGTCTTGATATTGCAAGATCACATGATTTGGTCAACCAAAGTGTGGCAGTACCAATGAATGTCTTCTGGCAAGCACCTCAGTATATATTGTTAGGCGCTGCTGAAGTTTTCTTTATCATCGGGAAGCTAGAATTTTTCTATGACCAATCACCTGATGCCATGCGTAGCTTGTGTAGTGCGCTGTCACTATTGACCACTGCTTTAGGTAATTACTTTAGCTCTTTCATTTTGACGGTCGTTACATATATTACTTCTCGGGGTGGGAAGCCCGGTTGGATACCAGATAATTTGAATGAAGGTCATCTTGATTACTTCTTTTGGCTTTTGGCCGGGCTTagctttttaaacatgttggtTTATATCATATGTGCAAAGGTATACAAGTCGAAGGTAGCTTCATGA